CGTTCATCATCAGCCCAACCAGACTTCACTTTAACCCAAGTTTCCAAGTAGACCTTACGGCCAAATAAATCTTCCATATCTAAGCGAGCTTCACGACCAATGGTTTTAATTTTTTCACCTTTGGTACCGATCACCATTTTCTTCTGACCACTACGTTCAACAAGGATCAAAGCGTTAATATGGAATCCATCGGTATCCGGGTTGTAATCGAAACGTTCAATTTCAACGGTAACCGAATAAGGCAGTTCTTCACCAGTGAAACGCATGAGCTTTTCACGAATGATTTCTGATGCCATAAAGCGTTGAGAACGGTCTGTCACATACTCTTCAGGGAAGTGATGAACTGCCTTAGGTAAGTGATCACGAACATGTTTACGCAACACCTCAATATTCTTACCATGTTTTGCAGAAATCGGTACTACATCCACGAAGTTATAACGTTTAGACAGCTCCATCATGTGCAACATGACATCATTTTTATCTTTGACATTATCCACTTTGTTCACACACAGCACGATTGGAAAATTCGCTTTCTGTAATTTGGTGAACACCATTTCATCATCAGCAGTCCAATGTGTACCATCGACGAGGAAAAGCACTAAATTCACGTCACTTAATGAACTGCTTGCAGCACGGTTCATTAAACGGTTAATCGCACGCTTTTCTTCAATGTGTAACCCTGGAGTATCCACATAGATCGCTTGATAGTCACCTTCAGTATCTACGCCCATAATACGGTGGCGAGTGGTTTGAGGTTTACGCGACGTAATCGAAATTTTCTGGCCGAGAAGGTTATTCAGCAGCGTCGATTTACCTACGTTAGGGCGGCCAACGATCGCCACAAAACCACAATGTTGGTTTTCTGGTGCCGAGGTTAGTTGTGGTTTCGATTCGAAAAACGCATCGATATCAAATTCTTTTTCAGACATTCGTTAGTTGCTCTAAAGCCGTTTCCGCAGCCGCTTGCTCTGCCTTGCGTCGACTGGTGCCTTTACCAATAACAGGCTCTCCAACGCCTGCCACTTCACACGATACAGTGAATTCCTGATTGTGTGCTTCACCTTTGATGTTAGTTACAGTATAGACCGGAAGTGGTTTTCTTCTTCCTTGCAAAAACTCTTGTAAACGAGTCTTAGGATCTTTCTGTGAAACACCAGGCTGAATCGACTCCAGACGTGACTTATACCAACTTAAAATGATGCCACGCACCACTTCAATATCGCTGTCTAAATAAATCGCCCCGATAATCGCTTCTACAGCATCGGCCAAGATTGAATCACGACGGTAACCGCCACTTTTCAACTCGCCTGGACCTAATTTTAAGTAATCTCCTAAACCGAATTCACGGCCTAGCTCCGCTAATGTGTTACCACGAACCAATGTTGCACGCATGCGGCTCATGTCACCTTCGTTTACTTTAGGAAAACGATGATATAAATCATCAGCGACGACAAAACTTAAAATTGAATCGCCCAGAAACTCAAGACGTTCGTTATGTTTTCCGTTGGCGCTGCGATGTGTCAGCGCCAAGTTGATCAGCTCACTATTTTGAAATGTGTAGCCAAGCTTTTTCTCTAATTGATTAATAGGAGAAGTCATACTCTCTCGATGTGTTTATGCCAGAGCGAACTCTGGCTTAGTTAATGCCACCGATGCGGTTAAAACGCACACCAGT
This genomic stretch from Vibrio nitrifigilis harbors:
- the rnc gene encoding ribonuclease III, yielding MTSPINQLEKKLGYTFQNSELINLALTHRSANGKHNERLEFLGDSILSFVVADDLYHRFPKVNEGDMSRMRATLVRGNTLAELGREFGLGDYLKLGPGELKSGGYRRDSILADAVEAIIGAIYLDSDIEVVRGIILSWYKSRLESIQPGVSQKDPKTRLQEFLQGRRKPLPVYTVTNIKGEAHNQEFTVSCEVAGVGEPVIGKGTSRRKAEQAAAETALEQLTNV
- the era gene encoding GTPase Era, encoding MSEKEFDIDAFFESKPQLTSAPENQHCGFVAIVGRPNVGKSTLLNNLLGQKISITSRKPQTTRHRIMGVDTEGDYQAIYVDTPGLHIEEKRAINRLMNRAASSSLSDVNLVLFLVDGTHWTADDEMVFTKLQKANFPIVLCVNKVDNVKDKNDVMLHMMELSKRYNFVDVVPISAKHGKNIEVLRKHVRDHLPKAVHHFPEEYVTDRSQRFMASEIIREKLMRFTGEELPYSVTVEIERFDYNPDTDGFHINALILVERSGQKKMVIGTKGEKIKTIGREARLDMEDLFGRKVYLETWVKVKSGWADDERALRSLGYIDDL